A region of the Dichotomicrobium thermohalophilum genome:
GCGCGATTGTTTGCGCGCCAGAGCCTATTTGAGCGGCGGCAGCGGCTCGGCCGGCGCGCCGAACTTGTAGCCGAAGCCCAAGCCGACGATCCAGGGGTCGATGTCGACTTCTTCGTCAATGGCCGGGCTGCTGGTGCTCGCATCCGTGCTGAGCCACAGCTTCTTGACGTCGACATTGAAGAACCAGTTGTCCCGAAGGTGATAATCGAACCCCGCCTGCAGTGCCCAGCCGAAGCTGTCGTCAAGTTCCAGATTGGAAAAGCCGCTGGCGGCATCCTCGTTGTAGAATACCGTATAGTTCACGCCCGCGCCCACATACGGTTTAAACGCGCCCATATCGACATGATACTGCAGCGTGAGCGTCGGCGGCAGCAGCCAGATATCGCCGACATTCGTGCCGTCGGCCGTCTCGATATCGTGCGGCGCGGTCGCGAGGATCAGTTCCATCGCCAGGTTGGTCGTGAAGAAGTATGAGATGTCCAGTTCCGGAACAACGGTGTCGCTGATGTCGAGATCGTCGAGCGCGCCAGTGCCGTCCTCATCCGGGATCACGCCGATGCCGCG
Encoded here:
- a CDS encoding OmpW/AlkL family protein, which produces MNIVSKTFAALGGLAVVAGAAMAMPAQAADISTKDAYAAEEEYYAPASIWGPGWMIRARGIGVIPDEDGTGALDDLDISDTVVPELDISYFFTTNLAMELILATAPHDIETADGTNVGDIWLLPPTLTLQYHVDMGAFKPYVGAGVNYTVFYNEDAASGFSNLELDDSFGWALQAGFDYHLRDNWFFNVDVKKLWLSTDASTSSPAIDEEVDIDPWIVGLGFGYKFGAPAEPLPPLK